The window CCACATCGACAGCAGCGCGAGCAGCGCCATCACCGCCTGCACGACGAACGAAGCGTTGGCGACCATCGCGAGGAACGACAGGTCGGCGTGGACGTTCAACGGTCATCCTCCAGCAGGCGGGCGAGTTCGGCGGGTACGCGCGCGGGCTTCCAGCCTTCGCGCGCGAGGCAGGCGAGTCGGATGCGCGCGTCGACCAGCACCTCGCCGTCGCGCCGCACGCTCTGGCGTGCCACGAGTTGCGCGCGGCCGGCCGCCTCGAACGCGGCGGTGGCCTCGAGGCGGTCGCCCAGGCGGGCGGCGCCGCGGAAGTCGATCTCGGCCCGGGTCACGACGAATACGACGCCGTGCGCGCGTTCGAGTTCCGGCAGCGGCAGCGCATGGCGCTCGAGCCACTCGGTGCGCGCGCGTTCGAGGAACTTGAGGTAGTTCGCGTAGTAGACGACGCCGGCGGCATCGGTGTCCTCGTAGTACACCCGGACGGATAACGCGAACGGCCCGGCGGCGGGGTTCATGCGCCGGGGAACAGGTCGGCCGCGGCGCCGGGAGAGGGCGGCGAGAGGCCGAGGAGGCGCCAGGTCTGCGAGGTCGCGACACGGCCGCGCGGCGTGCGCTGGAGGTAGCCCTGCTGGATCAGGAACGGCTCGAGGACGTCCTCGATCGTGTCGCGCTCCTCGCCGATCGCGGCGGCGAGGCTCTCGACGCCGACCGGGCCGCCGTCGAACTTGCGCACGACGGTGTCGAGCAGTCGGCGGTCCATCGCGTCCAGGCCGGACGCGTCGACGTCGAGCATCGACAGCGCCGCGTCGGCGACGCCGCGGTCGACGCTGCCGCCCGCCCGCACCTCCGCGTAGTCGCGCACCCGGCGCAAGAGCCGGTTGGCGATGCGCGGCGTGCCGCGCGAGCGGCGCGCGATCTCGAGCGAGCCCTCGGCGTCGACGCCGATCGCGAGGAGCTTCGCCGAGCGCGACACGATCCGCGTGAGTTCGCCTGGCGTGTAGAACTCGAGCCTCGCGACGATCCCGAAGCGGTCGCGCAGCGGATTGGTGAG of the Burkholderiales bacterium genome contains:
- the ybgC gene encoding tol-pal system-associated acyl-CoA thioesterase, which translates into the protein MNPAAGPFALSVRVYYEDTDAAGVVYYANYLKFLERARTEWLERHALPLPELERAHGVVFVVTRAEIDFRGAARLGDRLEATAAFEAAGRAQLVARQSVRRDGEVLVDARIRLACLAREGWKPARVPAELARLLEDDR
- the ruvB gene encoding Holliday junction branch migration DNA helicase RuvB produces the protein MAIESDAFHRVVGTKPADAREEAFERALRPRMLDEYVGQEKVRGQLSIFIEAARRRNEALDHVLLFGPPGLGKTTLSHIVAHELGVNLRQTSGPVLERPGDLAALLTNLEPRDVLFIDEIHRLSPIVEEILYPALEDFQIDIMIGEGPAARSVKLDLPPFTLVGATTRAGMLTNPLRDRFGIVARLEFYTPGELTRIVSRSAKLLAIGVDAEGSLEIARRSRGTPRIANRLLRRVRDYAEVRAGGSVDRGVADAALSMLDVDASGLDAMDRRLLDTVVRKFDGGPVGVESLAAAIGEERDTIEDVLEPFLIQQGYLQRTPRGRVATSQTWRLLGLSPPSPGAAADLFPGA